The genome window GTCTGATGTTAATATAAGTATCATAACGTCATacattctaaaaatataaatttattcattatgtttatgtaattatcatttcgtatattttggtttattaaattttcacatGATCTTAATAATTTGTACCATTAAGGAAGTACAGAATAAATCTTGTTAATGTTGTAAGAGCAAAGaataataatctatatttaCATTCATGTTTTATATGTAAGAGAAACTTGTATGTTAGTAGCAAATAAACtggttttataattttcaatataaactctaattattttatgatttttattttaatttaatacttttctttACACTAGCTTTAATACCCGATATTTCTCCCGCGTAACGAGTGATTTCCTTTCTCACTTCTCTCACCTAGAACATAAAACATTGTTGTGTCTTTGAGGCATTCTGAAGAAAAAAGGTATGTTAGATATACACGAATACTTACCGCTCCCTTCCTGCGAATTTTGGCTTTACGATACTTATTCCTATGTTTTACTCTAGGATTGCGTTGGTCCTTCCTGCGATGTGGCGTTAAACCTTTATTTTTTGCTATTTGATACGTAATTCCCCTCTTTCCTTCACTTTCCATCAATAAACCATCCATGTTAGTACcttctatttctttttcgtCCTCAATAGACGCATTATTTTCTGTATCTTCTACTTTATTTATAGACACGTTATCGTCCGAATGTTCTTCTTCATCAAGAAATTCTTTACTTTCCATTTCATATTCAGATTCTAACAAACGTTTATTTCTAACTTCTACTTTCGTcggtttttttaaatgatctaatttttctttaaaatgattagatattttctttttatctatgCTTATTTTCGAACCATCAGACACATTATATAATGGTTTTCCTTGTTCTTTAGCTTTGAGTATTTCTTTGATTTCTTGAATTAGATTTTCTTGTCCTGACTCTAACTGATTCAGCAATTGACTATACTGTGCTAAACGTTTTATAACAGGATGAGAAGTCACAGGTAGTCTTTTTGCTTTTAAcatcaaataaaatgatatattaatgCAATAGTTCAATAAAACATCATATTTTGTCTTTACAAAGGATACTGCAGGACAATTATtaagtatattggatttagctAACTTCAGAAATGGTGCTAATACATCTCTTACCTCTGTCATGCGAtctaaatcataaataataaatagaatgtataccaagaatatattaaatttgcaaagaattatatatatatacgattaTAATCAAATATGCAATACCTTTATAGTCATTTACAAGTGCTATAAATTCAGGACTTTCTTTTTCCATTATTGCTTGTTTTTGTCTTTTACTAAGTTTACTAAGATCAGTCTTTACAAATTGCTCTGcattttcttgaatttcttcgtttttagCCTTTGTCGTTTGTATAAAATCTAATCCAAAATCAGCATCATCTAACTGTTCTGCCAATCTTTTTTGAATGTTCttagcttcttcttcttccatttCAGCATCGGCTAAATCTTTTTGACTGGTCGTGGCATAATCAGGATCTACATAATCTGTAGAGTAATaagctttcttttttttaccCCAAGCTTTTTCATTTGGTAAGTCAAAATCTTCTTGTAACCCTTCGATATCGGATACCATTGAATCTGCTTCTTCCTCATCTTCCGTATCATCTTGatctttctcatttttattttgcaatccATAAACTTCGTAATCACTATCATAGTCTTCAGAAGGGCGATTATTTCGAACCTTCTGAAGTAATTTTCGTTCATTTTCTGAATATTCATCTTCAGAATCTGTGACTTCGTTCATATTTATATCCTCTAAATTATCCATTTCTTCATTCATTTCGATTGTTTTTGTTCTATTAAAACATTGTGAAAGTAAAAGCATGGAATACAATAATGTTACTgtgcaattaaaatttgcaaTCTTTATCAATATATAACTTAAACATATAATAGCTTAAAATCATaagtaatttatgtattatatcaAACAATTATCTTAcctttttctacttttcattttgaaatttatctttAAAGCATTAAAATTAACACGCGAGAACTTGAATTTACCTAACCTCACAGATCCATCAAATACACATACATAATTTGTACGCGCATACTCCGCGTGTATTTCGctagggattttgtttatgaTTTTGATCGGTTAAGTGTAACATATTGATCAATagcaaattaatatcgaaaatgagacgagaaaagaagaaagctGACCAATGAGACCCACATTCCTTTCAGGGCTCTTCTCGTAAATAACAGTAtagaattgaaattataaattttgtatttttctatcGAGTAGCTGATTGTACAATCACGCGTAATATATGAATTCGCTGAAAAATAAGTGAAAGCTTTCTAGAatttagataaataaatttaaaagttatatttttttataacgaGTAGTCCACCAATCTAGATCTATTACTGTTTGCATATTGGTATTGCGATTCGACGAACGAACTTGTACAGATTTTTGTTATGCATAAGTAACCTCACATTAACTGATACCAAGCCTAgggaaaagaaatattgaaactgttgAAACGAGTACATTTCTTCATTTGTATCTATTActtaaataaagagaaaatgGTATTTTTAACTGCGCAGTTATTCACAAAATGTCGAGGTCCAGATGAATTTTGGCGAAAACGACAAATATTTAAACTCGCTGCCGTAAGTCATTTTATTCtgaacaattgaaatatttaaagaacaCCTTAAGAGTATTTCAAGAgtatttcaaaagaatatttcaattttcagcaTTACATCGGCAGGAGAAGAAATTGTTATAGCATAACCATAAGAAATGTGCACAGAGCATTATTAAAATCTACTGCAGGGAGGGAACTTAAAAAACATGATATGAAAgaggtaaaaaatattattgtatttatttgttaaaatatcacatggttgattaaaaaattgtttgtagCTTTGGGAGACTAGAATAGATGCTGCTGCTCAGGAACATGgtagtaatttaaatatattgagGGAAGGATTGACTaggtgtaatattttacttaatcgCAAGTCTATGGCAAATTTAGCTGTATGGGAACCAAGGACATTTAAATGTTTATCTGACATTGCCTGTGCAAAAGTAAAGCTGGCAGGAGATCGTTCCGTAACTTACAAGCCTATGCCTGCAAGCATTCTATCTTCAGGATTGattgacaaataaaaaataatctttcattgtaacatttattatgctatagatgattaaatatttacaagaaatatatattcttaaaaagaaGAACAGAACAAAATATCATTGATTTTAGTATAATATTTCACTGCAATATTCATGACattgatatttctatattcAACAAGAAAgtaaacttttttttatatctcataaaatatacagttttaacttgcatttataattattgaacaaTACTTTTCTGTAATAAGGAATATCAATCTTATTGTTTAGCATTAACAATTTGTACAAAGTCAGGTTTCAAGGATGCTCCTCCAACTAAAAATCCATCAATGTCTTTCTCTTTTGCTAAATCTTTTGCATTTTCTGCTGTTACCGATCCTCCATAAATAATCCTAACATTTTCAGCGACTGCAGGATTTATGTTAGTAGAAAACCATTGCCTTAGTTTATCGTGTACTTCCTGAGCTTGTTGAGGAGTCGCAGTTTTACCAGTTCCAATGGCCCACACTGGTTCATAGGCCACAACTACATTATCCCAAGATTTGATTTTATCCGCAATAGCTTTAGTTTGCCTGAAGACTACTTCCTCCGTTTTTCCAGCTTCACGTTCTTCTAATTTTTCTCCAATACATGCGATTACCTATGTATCAAGATCACTTTCATTAGTTTCTTTGATTACATTTGactgaaactttattaaaaaataattatttatacagaaaaattTTGTTCACCTTCAAGCCAGCTTCTAAGGCATGAGCCACTTTGTCTGCAATTAATTCATCTGTTTCACCAAAGACATTTCTGCGTTCTGAATGACCAAGAATTACCCAAGGAATTCCATTATCTAATAACATAGCAGGACTGATTTCTCCGGTAAATGCTCCTTTTGCTACCTTGTATGTATTTTGGCCACTGATGTTAACATTAGCAGGTAATATACTTTTTGCATATGTTAAGTATATCGACGGTACTCCAACAACAACCTCTGTTCAAATAATATTGtcgacaatattattataaaatcttaGTTGCTTAATGCTTCCAAATATGTAATGTACCAATATTTGATTATATGttagaattataaaaaactatgtaatccttTTTAATACCATAAGAGACATttgaaagttaaattatacGGATTGTTATAACGGAGTGGAAAAAACATACCAACATTTGGATCGAGCGGCCCAGTTTTTAAAAAAGCGACGATATTGTCTATTTCACTTTTGGTACCATTCATTTTCCAATTACCACCGACAAAAAATTTGCGACCCATGGCTGTATTATGTATTAATCCACGCACACTATCgatcaaaagaaaattacaatctTTCACAGAGCctggaagaaatttgaaaaatactttactGACCTTCAAGAGAACGGAAGGTGAATATGCTCACGTTTCCCCAACCTCTTTTCGCCAAACCCCACTATTTTCGATTACCCCCCACCATCGACCGGTTCTACTGTTCTACTcgcagaattatttaaaacgtaaatcttttgtaaagtatatttcCCTCTGtagtttgtttaaataaatttgttcattatTTTACAGTTGTatgtaaattttcaaaacatttttaaaagttgaaacatatttagttttcatttgtCCCAGCCTTAAAATGTATTCtgaatgtaatatacaatttcGATTGGAACCATGATAAATGTTACTATCTTAACAAGTAAAATCGATAACAGGcatgaacatttttaaaaatataataatgagaATACAGTAGAGATACGAGTAGATGATATGACTATCACTTTTAATTGGAATcgtatttttgtgtattttacttaaaaaatgcgTAACACGGAAGAGGATAAAAATCTtttcaattgtattactaaAAATCTTTATGTTTATCGGTTCAGTTTACTTATAAGAGCATAACAGTCATCGATGACTTTTGTTCAGATTTATCACAGATAAGTAACGATTCTATTTGGTGCAAAATGAACCAATGGAAGGTTCGTCATGTGACAAAAAATGACGCCATTGTTCTGACTTGTTTATTCTGAATTTGAACAATCAATGACGAAAGATTGACACTTATTGAATTAACGTTCATTTCGAAGTAAGATTTTGATTTATTGACGGTAAGTGACAATAAAAGTGATACTTACACtttacaatgttattttatCTTAAAATACCATAGTGTAAAAAACTATGTATACGTAAAAATTACCACATTGTAAACAGTGTTTTAACTTGAATGAATTAACTATTAAGAATGTTGTGAAAAAACTATTGTTTCAGAGGTTATAAGATAATTCGTTAATATGCctaatgttttttttataaatagtttGTTTCTTGATTgcgtataaacaaaatatataatttacctacaatatttaagaaattcctTATTCATGGGAGTCATATGAAATATCTTGACAAGattgtgtttagaaaaattaatagttattcTTTTAATTGCAATCTTtatactatataacattatgaaGTTGTATGAGAAATCTTTGGATTTTCCTTCATGATGATAAGTT of Nomia melanderi isolate GNS246 chromosome 5, iyNomMela1, whole genome shotgun sequence contains these proteins:
- the Sas10 gene encoding UTP3 small subunit processome component Sas10, with the translated sequence MKSRKRTKTIEMNEEMDNLEDINMNEVTDSEDEYSENERKLLQKVRNNRPSEDYDSDYEVYGLQNKNEKDQDDTEDEEEADSMVSDIEGLQEDFDLPNEKAWGKKKKAYYSTDYVDPDYATTSQKDLADAEMEEEEAKNIQKRLAEQLDDADFGLDFIQTTKAKNEEIQENAEQFVKTDLSKLSKRQKQAIMEKESPEFIALVNDYKDRMTEVRDVLAPFLKLAKSNILNNCPAVSFVKTKYDVLLNYCINISFYLMLKAKRLPVTSHPVIKRLAQYSQLLNQLESGQENLIQEIKEILKAKEQGKPLYNVSDGSKISIDKKKISNHFKEKLDHLKKPTKVEVRNKRLLESEYEMESKEFLDEEEHSDDNVSINKVEDTENNASIEDEKEIEGTNMDGLLMESEGKRGITYQIAKNKGLTPHRRKDQRNPRVKHRNKYRKAKIRRKGAVREVRKEITRYAGEISGIKASVKKSIKLK
- the mRpL20 gene encoding mitochondrial ribosomal protein L20, producing MVFLTAQLFTKCRGPDEFWRKRQIFKLAAHYIGRRRNCYSITIRNVHRALLKSTAGRELKKHDMKELWETRIDAAAQEHGSNLNILREGLTRCNILLNRKSMANLAVWEPRTFKCLSDIACAKVKLAGDRSVTYKPMPASILSSGLIDK
- the Tpi gene encoding triose phosphate isomerase, which produces MGRKFFVGGNWKMNGTKSEIDNIVAFLKTGPLDPNVEVVVGVPSIYLTYAKSILPANVNISGQNTYKVAKGAFTGEISPAMLLDNGIPWVILGHSERRNVFGETDELIADKVAHALEAGLKVIACIGEKLEEREAGKTEEVVFRQTKAIADKIKSWDNVVVAYEPVWAIGTGKTATPQQAQEVHDKLRQWFSTNINPAVAENVRIIYGGSVTAENAKDLAKEKDIDGFLVGGASLKPDFVQIVNAKQ